The nucleotide sequence GAAAGTCAATAATGATGGCTTCGTAAAAAGTCGTCACTCCGGTGAAAACCGGAGTCCAGAGAACTTATAACTATTTGAAAGGACTGGATTCCGGCTTTCGCCGGAATGACAGAAAAGCGTATTTACAGACTTTTTACGAGACCATCAATAATATTTGATTTTGGGATTTAATTTCTCGGTGCGCTCTGGGTCCTCTGTGGCCAAATTTTTATCACATCCGGAACATGGAAGCCATCGCTCCCGTCGCCCGGTAAATCCCTACCAGGACGATTATCACAATGGCCACGAGCAGGGTAGACATGGCCGCTGCTCCCCCGAGCGCCCCGGATTCAACCATATTGTAAATGTCCACAGCCATCACTCTCCATTTGGGCGTCACCAAAAAAATCGTGGAAGTCAGTTCCGTGATCGCCCGAATGAAAGCGAAGGTGATCCCGGCAATGAAAGCTGGCTTCATCAGGGGCAGAACAATTTTGCGGAAGGTGGTAACCCAGGGGGCACCCAGATCCGCGGAAGCCTCTTCCATGGCCACGTCAATCTGCCTCAAAGTGGATACCCCGGAGCGCAGGCCGAAAGGCATACGGCGGATGCAGTAATCCAAAACGATGATAAAGGCGGTTCCGGTAAGGATCAGCGGAGCTTTGTTGAAAGCTACTACAAACCCTAGCCCCATCATGGTGCCAGGTACGGCATAAGGGAGGGTTCCCAGAAAATCCATAACTTTCTTCCCCAGGAAGCTTTGGCGAACGATGAGGTAGGCGATCAGAACCCCCAGGAGTGTGGCGAACAATGCGCCGATGGACGAAAGGAGCAAACTATTGATGATTGACCGCATCGTGTTGGTGAATACGAGACGGTAATGCTTCAGGGTGAAGGAGCTATCCACCCCCCAAACCTTGGAAAAACCTCCCAGGAAGATTACCAGATAAGTGACCAGGACGATCCCTGACAGAAGGAGGCAGAACCCAAAGATAGGGCCTTTGATCCTCCAGGGGGTTTTCCTGACTTCCGTATGGGCCGGTGCTCCTGTAACCGTGACATAGGAGCGTTTGGATCTATACCAGTTCTGGAAGTAAAAAAGAAGAAAGGAAGGGATTAGAAGGATTACGCTCAGGGTCGTTCCCATGCCCCAGTCCAAGACTCCCAGAGTCTGGATCACGGACTCCACGGCTAAGACTGAGATCCCCCCTCCGAGTAAAGCCGGGGCTCCAAAAGCACTAAGGTTGGTCATGAAGACCATCAGGGTGGCGGCCATGATGGCCGGCGTAATGAGAGGCAGGGTCACAGTACGCAACACCGTTAAATCACTTTAG is from Deltaproteobacteria bacterium and encodes:
- a CDS encoding iron ABC transporter permease; protein product: MLRTVTLPLITPAIMAATLMVFMTNLSAFGAPALLGGGISVLAVESVIQTLGVLDWGMGTTLSVILLIPSFLLFYFQNWYRSKRSYVTVTGAPAHTEVRKTPWRIKGPIFGFCLLLSGIVLVTYLVIFLGGFSKVWGVDSSFTLKHYRLVFTNTMRSIINSLLLSSIGALFATLLGVLIAYLIVRQSFLGKKVMDFLGTLPYAVPGTMMGLGFVVAFNKAPLILTGTAFIIVLDYCIRRMPFGLRSGVSTLRQIDVAMEEASADLGAPWVTTFRKIVLPLMKPAFIAGITFAFIRAITELTSTIFLVTPKWRVMAVDIYNMVESGALGGAAAMSTLLVAIVIIVLVGIYRATGAMASMFRM